The Solibacillus daqui genome has a segment encoding these proteins:
- a CDS encoding GNAT family N-acetyltransferase: protein MTLMLKKSNQYEAAILLAIQKQAFQADLLTYEDVTSSPVNEPIERLQYKLAHFEHFTIWFDEEIIGGIDIRKLPNNHYRLNRIFIADAFQNKGLGSQIMQLIENEFTDARSWSLNTPHLNTRNHHFYEKLGYVKIGEHKISDKLTLFEYEKVMSTFKES from the coding sequence ATGACTTTAATGCTAAAAAAATCTAACCAATATGAAGCAGCAATACTCTTAGCAATTCAAAAACAAGCATTTCAAGCAGATTTATTAACATACGAAGACGTCACTTCAAGCCCTGTGAATGAACCGATTGAACGTTTACAGTATAAACTAGCTCATTTCGAGCATTTTACAATTTGGTTTGATGAGGAAATCATTGGCGGTATTGATATACGCAAGCTACCAAACAACCATTATCGTCTCAATCGAATTTTTATTGCAGATGCTTTTCAAAATAAAGGCCTCGGTTCTCAAATTATGCAGCTTATTGAGAATGAATTCACTGATGCGCGTAGCTGGTCGCTTAATACCCCGCATTTGAACACGCGCAATCATCATTTTTATGAAAAATTAGGCTATGTCAAAATCGGCGAGCATAAAATTTCGGATAAATTAACACTATTTGAATATGAAAAAGTCATGTCAACATTTAAAGAAAGTTAG
- a CDS encoding CPBP family intramembrane glutamic endopeptidase, giving the protein MISKEVKWLVIIIFFFSLIFHITMAQMNNPNLGLLMAIPLFSYLLIHIILFKKPIKQDLALQLPRKKDLLLSIFTPILLGLLINGVFYYSKKGIFLFEQVSELLPLLLIGLTIATFSALLEEIIWRGYLHSQLRKIYSFHKTACITALIWSFWHVPIALFYKSYTNIAIGTFSYLAILFIVSYILSYLREQSRSVIPAAIFHGLMNVLYFGDGIEMQLPLQTIEVTKLILLCVFFFILLRLTKKSPFDNSI; this is encoded by the coding sequence GTGATTTCAAAAGAAGTAAAATGGCTAGTCATTATTATTTTCTTCTTCTCATTGATTTTTCATATTACAATGGCTCAAATGAATAATCCGAACTTAGGGCTGTTAATGGCGATTCCCCTATTTTCGTATTTATTAATCCATATCATATTATTTAAGAAGCCAATCAAGCAAGACTTAGCATTACAACTACCAAGAAAAAAAGATTTACTATTATCCATTTTTACCCCTATTCTCTTAGGATTATTAATTAATGGCGTGTTCTATTATTCAAAAAAAGGCATTTTCTTATTTGAACAGGTTTCAGAGCTATTACCTTTACTATTAATTGGACTTACCATTGCTACCTTTTCAGCACTACTAGAAGAAATCATCTGGCGTGGCTACTTACATAGTCAATTAAGAAAAATTTATTCATTTCACAAAACGGCCTGCATCACTGCATTAATATGGAGTTTTTGGCATGTACCTATCGCACTTTTCTATAAATCTTATACAAATATTGCAATCGGGACATTTAGTTATCTCGCCATCTTATTTATTGTCTCTTACATCCTCTCGTATTTACGAGAACAAAGCCGTTCTGTAATCCCAGCTGCAATTTTTCATGGATTAATGAATGTGCTTTACTTTGGTGATGGGATAGAGATGCAATTACCTTTGCAAACAATCGAAGTGACAAAGTTGATTTTATTATGCGTGTTCTTTTTCATCCTATTACGCTTAACCAAAAAATCGCCGTTCGATAATTCAATTTAA
- the glsA gene encoding glutaminase A encodes MQIIYEDAKKMTQKGKVASYIPALAEADSTAFSVSLMSRDDQIELGDCTKTFTLQSVVKVLSFMVAAHHHGIEEIMRYVDVEPTGDSFNSIVRLESNNNKPFNPMINAGAITIASLLPGQSMFDKVKSVTSFVEKILNKQVSVNNEVYMSEYHSADYNRAIAYILQANGFLKSDVEEALQVYLQLCSISVNSSDIAKIALYLATNGQNCEAACSKKVINIAKALMMTCGMYNFSGKFAAFVGLPAKSGVSGAIIAVVKEGEIEHLKGSIGIGLYGPAIDDVGNSVAGIDFLEKLSMQYDLFCL; translated from the coding sequence ATGCAAATAATATATGAAGACGCAAAAAAAATGACTCAAAAGGGCAAGGTTGCATCCTATATTCCTGCTTTAGCTGAAGCAGATTCTACTGCATTTTCGGTAAGTCTGATGTCAAGGGATGATCAAATCGAGCTTGGAGATTGCACAAAAACGTTTACGCTTCAAAGTGTTGTCAAGGTGCTAAGTTTCATGGTGGCTGCGCATCATCATGGTATAGAGGAAATCATGCGTTATGTAGACGTCGAGCCAACAGGGGATTCGTTTAACTCAATTGTGCGCTTAGAAAGTAACAATAACAAGCCGTTCAATCCGATGATTAATGCAGGAGCCATTACCATTGCATCGTTATTACCCGGGCAATCAATGTTTGATAAGGTGAAGTCTGTAACATCTTTCGTTGAAAAAATATTAAATAAACAAGTATCGGTAAATAATGAAGTGTATATGTCAGAATATCATTCGGCTGATTATAACCGTGCCATTGCCTACATATTACAAGCGAATGGCTTCTTAAAATCCGATGTTGAGGAAGCGCTACAAGTATACTTACAGCTTTGTTCGATTTCAGTGAATTCTTCAGATATAGCGAAAATCGCACTATATTTAGCGACAAATGGTCAAAATTGTGAAGCCGCGTGCAGCAAAAAAGTTATCAACATCGCTAAAGCGTTAATGATGACATGTGGCATGTACAATTTTTCGGGAAAATTCGCCGCATTCGTTGGTCTGCCAGCAAAAAGCGGTGTATCAGGTGCCATTATTGCTGTTGTAAAAGAGGGGGAAATCGAGCATTTAAAGGGTTCAATAGGGATAGGACTTTACGGACCAGCAATTGATGATGTTGGAAATAGTGTTGCTGGCATTGATTTTTTAGAGAAGTTATCAATGCAGTACGATTTGTTTTGTTTATAA
- a CDS encoding sigma-70 family RNA polymerase sigma factor — MSNQEMSRLEWAMTQYGEALIRLAYTYVKDVHIAEDIIQDVFLKAYELHDQYRGDASFKTYLYRMTINRCKDHLRSWSFRNLFFTNVTHELCVEIGAEDTIIRFEEDYEFGIQILALPVKYREVLVLHYYQDYSITEIADLLKNSENTIYTRLRRAKAQLKEHVLRMEGDSIG, encoded by the coding sequence TTGTCAAATCAAGAAATGTCTAGGCTAGAATGGGCGATGACACAATACGGTGAGGCACTTATTCGACTGGCCTATACCTATGTGAAGGACGTGCATATCGCCGAGGACATTATTCAAGATGTATTTTTAAAAGCCTATGAGCTTCACGACCAGTATCGAGGGGATGCTTCGTTTAAAACGTACTTATATCGCATGACGATTAATCGCTGTAAGGATCATTTAAGAAGCTGGTCGTTTAGAAATTTGTTTTTTACGAATGTTACGCATGAGTTATGTGTTGAAATCGGCGCTGAGGATACAATCATTCGCTTTGAAGAAGATTATGAGTTTGGTATACAAATATTAGCGTTACCAGTAAAGTATCGTGAAGTGCTCGTGCTACACTATTATCAGGATTATTCGATTACGGAAATTGCGGATTTATTAAAAAACTCGGAGAATACAATTTATACGAGGCTGCGTCGTGCGAAGGCACAATTAAAGGAACATGTGTTAAGAATGGAAGGTGATTCGATTGGATAA
- a CDS encoding MFS transporter has protein sequence MSNEVYTKRKYVVLVALFITWIVNYLDKLSMNVAIIPITEEFGLTTSQAGMVLGVFFLSYAIMQLIGGYLSDRFGARIVIIISVLLWSIFTVITGLAWSLASLIIIRFFFGLAEGSFPSASTLSIAENFPKKERGRAKSVLTAATTVGAIVATLLSAVLITQMGWRNLFFSFGVMGVVLTVILVFALKPSKSKVKEKEEKPKVSLKKVLTAPMVFQLMLIYFGVSMTNWGLSSWMPTYLVKVKNLEMIEMGSLAVIPGLAGLVTALSIGLLLDKIKPGLEKFVIAAGTVFAAISLYLMTTVDAIGLIVTFQSLTTVGTMTAATAVLIMPLKYFSHEIIGTSTGIVYFGGQMAGAVAPTVMGFVISIFNNSYNAAFLFLMIMILISTVTAFFVKIKPENKDQQERSNKDIQNELAEVK, from the coding sequence TTGAGTAATGAAGTATATACAAAGCGGAAATATGTAGTGTTAGTAGCGTTATTTATAACTTGGATTGTTAATTATTTGGACAAGCTTTCGATGAACGTAGCGATTATTCCAATTACAGAGGAATTTGGTTTAACGACATCGCAGGCGGGCATGGTACTAGGGGTATTCTTTTTAAGCTACGCGATTATGCAGCTAATTGGCGGTTATTTATCTGACCGATTTGGTGCGCGAATTGTTATTATTATTTCAGTTCTTCTTTGGTCGATTTTTACAGTTATTACAGGTTTGGCTTGGTCTCTAGCATCTTTAATTATTATTCGTTTCTTCTTTGGTTTAGCGGAAGGAAGTTTCCCGTCAGCGAGTACGCTGTCAATTGCAGAAAATTTCCCTAAAAAAGAACGAGGCCGTGCGAAATCCGTTTTAACTGCTGCTACAACAGTGGGGGCTATCGTTGCGACATTATTATCAGCGGTATTAATTACACAAATGGGCTGGAGAAATTTATTCTTTAGTTTTGGGGTAATGGGTGTAGTTTTAACAGTTATTCTTGTGTTTGCTCTAAAACCGAGTAAGTCAAAAGTTAAAGAAAAAGAAGAAAAGCCAAAAGTGTCATTGAAGAAAGTATTGACAGCACCAATGGTATTTCAATTAATGCTGATTTATTTTGGCGTAAGTATGACAAACTGGGGGCTAAGTTCTTGGATGCCTACCTACTTAGTAAAGGTTAAAAATCTTGAAATGATTGAAATGGGGTCTCTAGCAGTTATTCCAGGGTTAGCGGGTTTAGTAACAGCGTTATCTATTGGCTTACTTTTAGATAAAATAAAGCCAGGTTTAGAAAAGTTCGTTATTGCAGCGGGAACAGTCTTTGCAGCGATAAGTTTATATTTAATGACAACAGTCGATGCAATTGGACTAATCGTTACTTTTCAATCTTTAACGACTGTTGGAACTATGACAGCAGCAACTGCCGTATTAATCATGCCATTAAAATATTTCTCACATGAAATCATCGGGACTTCAACAGGGATTGTATATTTTGGTGGGCAAATGGCAGGAGCAGTTGCACCAACCGTTATGGGCTTTGTTATTTCAATCTTTAACAATTCATATAACGCAGCTTTCTTATTCTTAATGATTATGATTTTAATTTCTACAGTAACTGCATTCTTTGTGAAAATAAAACCAGAAAATAAAGATCAACAAGAACGATCTAATAAAGACATACAAAATGAACTTGCGGAGGTAAAATAA
- a CDS encoding M20 family metallopeptidase has protein sequence MLQENTIEAKISDYIDRKRDTYIQISDEIWNYAEIRFQEHQSANLLKQALIQEQFTIEENIGQMETAFIGSWGQGKPVIAILGEYDALSGLSQQGGVAQQNPIEVNGNGHGCGHNLLGTGSLAAAIATKQYMEEHQLSGTIRYYGCPAEEGGSGKTFMVRAGAFDDVDIALCWHPADMNGIMGVGTLANIQATFKFKGRASHAAVAPHLGRSALDAVELMNVGSNFLREHIIPEARLHYAITNSGGISPNIVQSEASVLYLIRAPKTTQTQEIYERIIDIAKGAALMTSTDVEVIFEKACSNVIPNDTVQQIMYNQFEQMGVPEFDDVDNEFAQKIRDTLSEHDKNSSILGKLPAYRTIEASQKNNALFSALLPYDQNLMRLTMPGSTDVGDVSWVVPTAQIVTSCHARGTQLHSWQAVATGNTPIAHKGMLQAGKVIASTAVYLFENPDQIMIAQQELKEALSGEVYESPIPQDVLPSILKNQITDVD, from the coding sequence ATGCTGCAGGAAAATACAATAGAAGCAAAAATTTCAGATTATATTGATCGTAAAAGAGACACATATATTCAGATTTCGGATGAAATTTGGAATTATGCTGAAATTCGATTTCAGGAGCATCAATCAGCGAATTTGTTAAAACAAGCACTGATTCAAGAGCAATTTACAATTGAAGAAAACATTGGTCAAATGGAGACAGCATTCATCGGTTCTTGGGGACAAGGAAAACCGGTCATTGCGATTTTAGGGGAGTATGATGCCCTATCTGGATTAAGTCAACAAGGTGGAGTTGCACAACAAAACCCAATTGAAGTGAATGGCAATGGTCATGGCTGTGGTCATAATTTGTTAGGGACAGGTTCGTTAGCAGCAGCCATTGCAACAAAGCAATATATGGAAGAACATCAGCTAAGCGGTACAATTCGTTATTACGGCTGTCCTGCTGAAGAGGGTGGTTCTGGTAAGACTTTTATGGTGCGTGCAGGTGCATTTGATGATGTAGACATTGCCCTTTGTTGGCATCCGGCTGATATGAACGGTATTATGGGGGTCGGAACATTAGCAAATATTCAGGCAACATTCAAATTTAAAGGACGTGCTTCTCATGCGGCAGTCGCTCCGCATCTAGGGCGAAGTGCATTGGATGCTGTTGAGTTAATGAATGTAGGTAGTAACTTTTTACGTGAGCATATAATTCCAGAGGCACGCTTACATTATGCCATTACAAATTCAGGAGGTATTTCACCAAATATCGTCCAGTCAGAGGCTTCTGTCTTGTACTTAATTCGCGCACCAAAGACGACACAAACACAAGAAATTTATGAAAGAATCATTGATATTGCAAAAGGTGCTGCGCTTATGACGAGTACAGATGTAGAAGTGATTTTTGAAAAAGCATGCTCCAATGTGATTCCAAATGATACGGTTCAGCAAATTATGTACAATCAATTTGAACAAATGGGTGTGCCAGAGTTTGATGATGTAGACAATGAATTTGCACAAAAAATTCGTGATACGCTTTCTGAACATGATAAAAATAGTAGTATACTTGGAAAATTGCCAGCGTATAGAACAATAGAAGCAAGTCAAAAAAACAATGCGTTATTTTCAGCACTACTTCCTTATGATCAGAATTTAATGCGTCTAACAATGCCAGGCTCAACAGATGTAGGAGATGTAAGCTGGGTTGTACCAACAGCACAAATTGTAACGAGTTGTCATGCAAGAGGTACACAATTACATTCTTGGCAGGCTGTTGCGACAGGAAACACTCCTATCGCGCATAAAGGTATGCTTCAAGCAGGGAAAGTAATAGCATCTACAGCAGTTTACTTATTCGAAAACCCTGATCAAATTATGATTGCGCAACAAGAACTAAAAGAGGCTTTAAGTGGAGAGGTTTATGAAAGCCCAATCCCACAAGATGTACTGCCTTCTATATTAAAAAATCAAATTACAGATGTAGATTAA
- a CDS encoding GNAT family N-acetyltransferase, with protein MIIRIAQLEDAANIAKVHVDSWRTTYKNIIPQSFLDKLSYEQRTTLWQNNMANLDRNIFVAETNDEIIGFVVGEKRDTNTEPGATDLSAIYLFEQWQGKGVGKLLLKQIMHTFKEQGFHKVYVEVLADNKSREFYKYYGAEYVKTIPITIGGVTIDEEVYVWNSVDTVLEKF; from the coding sequence ATGATTATTCGAATAGCACAGTTAGAAGATGCAGCTAATATTGCTAAGGTACATGTGGATAGCTGGCGCACTACCTATAAAAATATTATTCCACAAAGCTTTTTAGACAAGCTAAGTTATGAACAACGCACAACGCTTTGGCAAAATAATATGGCCAATCTTGATAGAAATATTTTTGTTGCAGAAACAAACGATGAAATTATCGGCTTTGTTGTAGGAGAAAAGCGCGACACAAATACAGAGCCGGGTGCAACTGATTTATCGGCCATTTATTTATTTGAACAATGGCAGGGGAAGGGTGTAGGAAAGCTTTTGTTAAAACAAATAATGCATACGTTTAAAGAACAAGGCTTTCACAAAGTATATGTCGAGGTACTAGCAGACAATAAGTCACGTGAGTTTTACAAATACTACGGTGCGGAGTATGTGAAAACCATCCCAATTACAATCGGTGGGGTAACGATCGATGAAGAAGTATATGTGTGGAACAGTGTGGATACTGTTTTAGAAAAGTTTTAG
- a CDS encoding alpha/beta hydrolase, protein MWKQHVIETKRGTFEYFTKGQGAPLAISHYFLQFDARGNLFANPFTEHYEVFLINVRGAGNSSPITQDEQMAFSEIIADLEAIREALGFENWAFAGHSTGGMLALQYAVLAQHSLTKIIAGCTAASKAYASHPESMYCADNPNFARIIEIMELLNNPATTVEERQKLSYEWSLMSYYDEEKLKLTISLPNSGKTNGKALDYFRKVEVKSYDARTALTNITIPSFIFGGRYDAQCPIEFTYEMANLIPDAHVMVFEKSNHNPYIEELENFEAFVKETIGVV, encoded by the coding sequence ATGTGGAAACAGCATGTCATTGAAACAAAGCGTGGAACATTTGAATATTTTACAAAAGGGCAGGGTGCACCACTTGCAATTTCGCATTATTTTTTACAATTTGATGCGCGTGGTAATCTGTTTGCCAATCCGTTTACAGAACACTATGAGGTATTTTTAATCAATGTGCGCGGTGCAGGAAATTCATCACCAATTACTCAAGATGAACAAATGGCTTTTTCAGAAATCATTGCAGATTTAGAGGCGATTCGTGAGGCATTAGGCTTTGAAAATTGGGCATTTGCAGGGCATTCAACAGGCGGCATGCTGGCATTACAATACGCGGTGTTAGCACAACATTCCTTAACGAAAATAATTGCGGGCTGTACAGCGGCGAGTAAGGCTTATGCAAGTCACCCTGAAAGCATGTACTGCGCGGACAATCCGAATTTTGCACGAATCATAGAAATCATGGAATTATTAAATAACCCTGCTACAACAGTGGAAGAGCGCCAAAAGCTATCATATGAATGGTCATTAATGTCGTATTACGATGAGGAAAAATTAAAGTTGACAATATCATTACCGAACAGTGGCAAAACAAACGGAAAAGCGCTTGATTATTTTAGAAAAGTAGAAGTGAAGAGTTATGATGCTCGTACAGCATTAACAAACATTACGATTCCCAGCTTTATATTTGGCGGGCGCTATGATGCACAATGTCCGATTGAGTTTACATATGAAATGGCAAACCTGATCCCAGATGCGCATGTAATGGTGTTTGAAAAATCCAATCACAATCCATATATTGAAGAGCTTGAGAATTTTGAGGCTTTTGTGAAGGAGACGATAGGTGTCGTATGA